From the Toxotes jaculatrix isolate fToxJac2 chromosome 15, fToxJac2.pri, whole genome shotgun sequence genome, one window contains:
- the dbi gene encoding acyl-CoA-binding protein: protein MADLQAKFDTAAAEVKQLKAKPTDEEMLQTYSLFKQATVGDVNTARPGMFDFTGKAKWDAWEKQKGKSKEDAMNEYISLVEQLKEKYGI, encoded by the exons GCTAAATTtgatacagcagcagctgaggtgaagcagctgaaggCGAAGCCCACAGATGAAGAGATGCTGCAGACCTACTCCCTGTTCAAGCAGGCCACCGTAGGTGACGTCAACACAG ctcgCCCTGGGATGTTCGATTTCACCGGGAAGGCTAAATGGGATGCCTGGGAGAAGCAGAAAG GAAAGAGCAAAGAGGATGCCATGAACGAGTACATCAGCCTGGTGGAACAGCTGAAGGAAAAATATGGAATCTAA